The proteins below come from a single Candida albicans SC5314 chromosome 7, complete sequence genomic window:
- the RTF1 gene encoding Rtf1p (Putative RNA polymerase II-associated Paf1 complex subunit; induced during the mating process), which produces MSDLEDDLLALAGGEDNTYESDEEITSSKRKPIVADDYNEDDDEDTVLSKRRRVESGDDDDYEPQQPQQGEEEEGEEFQENELIDPYPLEGKYKDEADREALDNMDEMEREQILFERMQEMDKYRERKYLQERMKQQQQQQKNVVGRIEPTRSSGRSKTGLKPAKKDKLTELRKQRAQHSKRKSRREADYAEGSEDEEDEDDKEPEEEEEEDDDEEGFEEDYYDDYDGTVAWGGPSKVKKKRSTELAKLEDINRIKVGRTILTQYCFHSGFEDTIVDTFGKINLGMDRSTRQPIYRMVKIIDVKSRPERAYKLGHSNFDIFLTVSQNKDQKKDFPMSIFSDSPINQDEFDRYLKELNKTDEMIEFLDDVNSKFDELTKFYSKGLTDKDINDMIARKQKIQEKKGNISMYDAVNRKTNLLDRLKIAKQQGNLEKVQEIIEKLKDIDEILESQTSNQPTSKSLNTMTLVNERNRKLNSTNIRKAEIKFKSTAAQQQSDGDPFSRLKTATRMFYQDLINQENEKALKNVNMQQMIDEKTENEAKIAKSTYRDLGEMDKLIKTIDFDFELAV; this is translated from the coding sequence ATGTCTGATTTAGAAGATGATTTACTTGCTTTAGCAGGTGGAGAAGATAACACCTATGAATcagatgaagaaatcacCAGTTCCAAAAGGAAACCCATTGTTGCAGATGATtataatgaagatgatgatgaagatacAGTATTATCCAAACGTCGTAGAGTTGAATCTggagatgatgatgattatgaaccacaacaaccacaacaaggggaagaagaagaaggagaagaaTTTCAAGagaatgaattgattgatccATATCCATTAGAAGGTAAATATAAAGATGAAGCTGATCGTGAAGCTTTAGATAATATGGATGAAATGGAAAGAgaacaaattttatttgaaagaatGCAAGAAATGGATAAATATAGAGAACGGaaatatttacaagaaagaatgaaacaacaacaacaacaacaaaagaatgTTGTTGGAAGAATTGAACCTACTAGATCTTCAGGAAGATCAAAAACAGGATTAAAACCAGctaaaaaagataaattgaCTGAATTAAGAAAACAACGTGCACAACAttctaaaagaaaatcaagaaGAGAAGCAGATTATGCCGAAGGTtcagaagatgaagaagatgaagatgacaAGGaaccagaagaagaagaagaagaggatgacgatgaagaaGGATTCGAGGAAGATTattatgatgattatgatggAACTGTTGCTTGGGGAGGTCCATCTAAAgttaaaaagaagagaTCTACAGAATTAGCCAAATTAGAAGATATTAATCGTATAAAAGTGGGGAGAACTATTTTGACTCAATATTGTTTCCATTCAGGATTCGAAGATACGATAGTCGATACTTTTgggaaaatcaatttaggTATGGATAGATCTACTCGACAACCAATTTATAGAATGGtcaaaataattgatgTGAAATCACGACCAGAACGAGCATATAAATTGGGTCATtccaattttgatatttttttaactgTGAGTCAAAATAAGGATCAAAAAAAGGATTTCCCGATGTCGATTTTTTCTGATTCACCAATTAATcaagatgaatttgatagatatttaaaagaattgaataaaactgatgaaatgattgaatttttggATGATGTGAATtctaaatttgatgaattgacaAAATTCTATAGTAAAGGATTAACTGATAAAGATATTAATGATATGATTGctagaaaacaaaaaattcaagaaaaaaaaggtaaTATCAGTATGTATGATGCTGTTAATAGGAAAACCAATTTATTGGATCGATTGAAAATTGCTAAACAACAAGGCAATTTAGAAAAAGTTCAAGAAATCATTgagaaattaaaagatattgatgaaattttagaATCACAAACATCTAATCAACCAacttcaaaatcattaaatacTATGACATTAGTTAATGAAAGAAATCggaaattgaattctaCAAACATTAGAAAAGCagaaattaaattcaaatcaacagctgctcaacaacaatccGATGGTGATCCGTTTTCTCGTTTGAAAACCGCCACAAGAATGTTTTATcaagatttaattaatcaagaaaatgaaaaggCATTAAAAAATGTTAATATGCAACAAATGATCGATGAAAAAACTGAGAATGAAGCCAAAATTGCTAAATCAACTTATCGAGATCTTGGAGAAATggataaattaataaaaacaattgattttgattttgaattggcAGTATAA
- the ACB1 gene encoding long-chain fatty acid transporter (Protein similar to a region of acyl-coenzyme-A-binding protein; amphotericin B repressed; regulated by Nrg1, Tup1; Hap43-induced) codes for MVSAEFEEKANQVSNLSKRPSDDELLKLYGLYKQATVGDNNTDKPGTFDFKGKYKWQAWKDLEGKSQEDAEKEYIDLATELISKYN; via the exons atggTATCTGcagaatttgaagaaaaa GCTAATCAAGTTTCTAATTTATCTAAAAGACcaagtgatgatgaattattgaaattatatgGATTATATAAACAAGCTACTGttggtgataataatactgATAAACCAGGtacttttgattttaaaggTAAATATAAATGGCAAGCTTGGAAAGATTTAGAAGGTAAAAGTCAAGAAGATGCTGAAAAGgaatatattgatttagCTACTGAATTGATCAGTAAATACAATTAA
- a CDS encoding uncharacterized protein (Ortholog(s) have endoplasmic reticulum localization) has product MKLIDKVYLWYFIIHIPITIFIDSSIVIPKHYQLSITKSILEFHISTNNDILLAYPQTWFKIFGFIELIFQLPLFFYFIYKLLSSNRRVLDVNYYLWSIIYGFNAGFTTFVCLIWLIIEYKNFQLSDLQLINLLAIYIPYLLLPLILLIHSFKQIQQYNNNNHNKLKQQ; this is encoded by the coding sequence atgaaattgattgataaagTATATTTATGGTATTTCATTATTCATATTCCCATAAcaattttcattgattcatcaattgttaTTCCTaaacattatcaattatcaatcacgaaatcaattttagaATTTCATATATCAaccaataatgatattttattaGCATATCCACAAACCTGgtttaaaatatttggatttattgaattaatatttcaattacctttatttttctatttcatttataaattaCTTTCTTCTAATAGGAGGGTGTTGGAtgttaattattatttatggAGTATAATATATGGTTTTAATGCTGGTTTTACTACTTTTGTTTGCTTAATTTGGTTaattattgaatataaaaatttccaattactggatttacaattgataaatttattggCAATTTATATTccttatttattattacctttgatattattgattcattcatttaaacaaatacaacagtacaataataacaaccacaacaaattgaaacaacaataa
- the MET28 gene encoding Met28p (Predicted bZIP domain-containing transcription factor; protein induced during the mating process; possibly essential, disruptants not obtained by UAU1 method; Hap43-repressed; rat catheter biofilm induced) yields the protein MNFEPIDYLSTLNLDFSNTVPSTEVSPQIDQQELDLFTQAANDDFFSLDVFGNGDIVPIKQQESVKHDIHSTFDLPKSVSRPIKKETASASAADDKRKRNTAASARFRIKKKMKEQEMERRAKELEERVVNLEKKLKAAELENRCLKNIIFQQNQQKGDELLQSIKQKSFEFS from the coding sequence ATGAACTTTGAACCAATAGATTATTTACTGACCTTAAATCTTGATTTCTCCAACACTGTTCCATCAACAGAGGTTTCACCAcaaattgatcaacaagaattggATTTATTCACTCAAGCAGCCAACgatgatttcttttcattaGATGTATTTGGCAATGGTGATATTGTTCCCatcaaacaacaagaatCAGTGAAACATGACATTCATTCTACATTTGACTTACCAAAATCTGTTTCTCGTCCTATCAAAAAGGAAACTGCTAGTGCTTCAGCAGCTGAtgataaaagaaaaagaaatactGCTGCCAGTGCTAGATTTAGaattaaaaagaagatgaagGAACAAGAAATGGAAAGAAGAGCAAAAGAACTAGAAGAAAGAGTTGTTAATTTagagaaaaaattgaaggCAGCAGAATTAGAAAATCGTTGTctcaaaaatataatatttcaacaaaaccaacaaaaagGGGATGAATTACTTCAAAgtattaaacaaaaaagcTTTGAATTTAGCTGA
- the RIM15 gene encoding protein kinase (Ortholog(s) have protein kinase activity), translating to MSNTPNKSTPEPESTVFHGSIFEHPHLHHSVSERSISPRHVSKESQNHNHNHQQQQQASNSLNFSDQVSGYDYPSATIEEQIDLRLASSNNPTIVMELDLDGNIRYLSKNWEYIVGTNIKKIVNRHISKIIIGNNDDDSQVFNIAIDAMTREDISYKVKFITATNHTQRNKDGEEVYNDLNDLLLSRSHDDEQSGILTPHNSMEDMAKNDNIPVNNYFEKQQQQQQQQQQQQQQHLESSQQEPEKIDTSDTSSTLSSEISNDGEIIELEAQGILIHDAKTKLPTHSMWTIRPFKEIDLELTLPIALIDLLGFGSEIFEGYLVSLKNLGIIDEESVPQPKMILCRICETNIPAWFIEKHSDLCVLEHRAAEKLQQYHDAIGEQKELVIRISESLAVSNQSLPLLSSSSGGSCSGLNTPPPQLLTNQSLLASSASLVSSASSSSSEGESSSSSSHLILEYKGLPLPNMSDYPSPKLANKILTKNFQSKNKHALMFSKKFPFGILQRIVELCDEALLVNPPSTNEDNILAFSPGSEKALNVVMSSSFLETSDVAIKQLIEDTQELINDKMETLSRLVSILQFSEKIKHEVDTLVLCTVRETVEKIKNQTILESRECTPINNDSSISINEEVVPSRLETSNIKDQQQTQIEEPPPPQQQPTQNIQDNYQEQPISETLNLTTTTTTASTLQAPKPHKSISPIISDLLTPGENVITPKDILLKESKSYNTSMSASPLNRSGSSLCTPRPQSMVAPVSTSNSSRDLLESIQVLDLSKRSSENNSQYSSPRRHLSPAPPPYVEKSNLTTLQKNTAATPIASPSLTTMEDINASATTTTTTNIGGYGGLGDKKITHLSLNTQVPSQPSSAMSSSVKSATIRPPLSPLLVSTQQPQPRLSTGGIRDYQVIKPISKGAFGSVFLGKRKLTGDYVAIKCLKKRDMIAKNQVLNVKSERAVMMRQSDSPYVAQLYSSFQSRDYLYLVMEYLNGGDCANLLKTLGVIGVDWTPRYIAEIIVGVDDLHNRGIIHRDLKPDNILIDKNGHLKLTDFGLSRLGVVGRQQTQQHRKSSTNEQGIELFRSMLSEESNQKKVNPGIGTPFSLSPSLEQSRVSFNSQQQQQQQQQMGVPAGNAPSVSSLAAGENFVLSSTSPTLAYLESFNSLSSVSTPTGATQQQQQQQPPPKPFVKSSNGRSGSSGFDSPILKPIIPRTESESSFAIMDDEPSPGPTTDYALYNPDNYKNEGATATTATAATAGTGGGGDVNAGDGGGANIKKFVGTPDYLAPEIIKGSGENESSDWFSVGVIMFEFLYGYPPFHADTPEKVFNNILSGKIDWPELTPEEDMKFCPPDAKDLINKLLVMNPEERLGFNGADEIKNHPYFKNIHWDTLFEEPAPFTPMLDDPESTDYFDSRGAMMTQFPKEEDSQSSSSSQSSDGETKPEENENEKDIVVTTNTRSSSTGHIIHRQKSLDRNSSISSNDSGSLSLPGSSSINNITPTTTKKERRSSKLADPSEFGSFHFRNLAVLERQNKDVINRLKTEHLEHRGSFSTSSSSESTPTGRSRGFSFGNAGNSGSSSSGGGGGGGGVGTSGSPFKRPISPPSFNANQSSGLGSPVITTSSGAMGIINTTNPVNITTTSSNHNHHNSFNTVGGLGIGTATATTAAATTATTTTGSIRSASPHRLFESPNIPKHERIPSATSAYSSGDEIMISPSLMIHHDDRNHHSRSSSLPYLQTITKQPSFSYLNHNHIIRDFSSPNSSDSEDTTKSNALLRVQRRRESSRMSTELLSGTNTGGGGGAGGGTTSSNNSSVIVADLDVLYCEPISVIRHSVVKLLEKAGCIVVSVTDGEELIKRATSQVKFDLIFTGLKISKVDAIDAVKLIKFTSGKNRNTPIIGITENKNKIDDDITTSSTFDYIIEPNLEAISKVCRILRS from the coding sequence ATGTCGAATACTCCCAATAAATCAACACCTGAACCTGAAAGTACTGTCTTTCACGGATCGATATTTGAACATCCTCATTTGCATCATAGTGTATCAGAGAGGTCAATATCACCACGCCACGTATCAAAAGAAAGTCaaaaccacaaccacaaccaccaacaacaacaacaagcatCTAACAGTCTCAACTTCTCAGATCAAGTATCAGGATATGATTATCCATCGGCAACTATTGAAGAACAAATAGATTTACGACTCGCGTCGTCTAATAATCCTACTATTGTTATGGAATTAGACTTGGATGGAAATATCCGTTATTTAAGTAAAAATTGGGAATATATTGTTGGAACAAATATCAAGAAAATTGTTAATCGACACATTTCgaaaattataattggtaataatgatgatgattctCAAGTATTTAACATTGCTATAGATGCCATGACTCGAGAAGATATTAGTTATAAAGTGAAATTTATAACTGCTACAAATCATACTCAAAGAAATAAAGATGGTGAAGAAGTCtataatgatttaaatgatttattattaagtCGGTCTCACGATGATGAACAATCAGGGATTTTAACTCCTCATAATTCTATGGAAGATATGGCTAAAAACGATAATATACCtgtaaataattattttgaaaaacaacaacaacaacagcagcagcagcaacagcagcaacagcaacattTAGAACTGTCACAACAAGAACctgaaaaaattgacacTTCTGATACTTCTAGTACTTTATCATCAGAAATATCTAATGATGGAGAAATTATCGAATTGGAAGCACAAGGTATATTAATTCATGATgccaaaacaaaattaccAACCCATTCAATGTGGACTATAAGACCTTTTAAAGAGATTGATTTAGAATTGACATTACCTATTGCTTTAATCGATTTATTAGGGTTTGGATCAGAAATATTTGAAGGATATTTGGTTAGTCTTAAAAATTTAGGGATAATCGATGAAGAAAGTGTTCCACAACCGAAAATGATCTTGTGCAGAATTTGTGAAACCAATATACCTGCTTGGTTTATCGAAAAACATTCTGACTTATGTGTTTTGGAACATAGGGCCGCTGAGaaattacaacaatatCATGATGCTATTGGtgaacaaaaagaattggtGATTCGTATATCGGAAAGTTTAGCTGTTTCCAATCAACTGCTTCCATTATTGTCGTCATCACTGGGAGGTTCTTGTTCTGGATTGAATactccaccaccacaattATTGACAAATCAATCACTTTTAGCATCTTCAGCATCTTTAGTATCATCGGCTTCATCTAGTTCATCTGAAGGAGAAAGTTCAAGTCTGTCTTCacatttaattttagaATATAAGGGGTTACCATTACCAAATATGTCAGATTATCCATCACCAAAATTGGCTAATAAAATATTGACGAAAAATTTCCAATCGAAAAACAAACATGCATTAATGTTTTCTAAAAAATTCCCGTTTGGAATTTTACAAAGAATAGTAGAATTATGTGATGAGGCATTATTAGTAAATCCTCCTTCAACAAATGAAGACAATATTTTAGCATTTTCTCCTGGGTCCGAAAAGGCATTGAATGTTGTCATGAGTTCAAGCTTTTTGGAAACTTCTGATGTGgcaattaaacaattaattgaagatactcaagaattgattaatgataaaatgGAAACTTTATCGAGattagtttcaattttacaaTTTCTGGAGAAAATCAAACATGAAGTAGATACTTTGGTGTTATGTACAGTTCGAGAAactgttgaaaaaatcaagaatcAAACTATTTTGGAATCAAGAGAATGTACaccaattaataatgatagtCTGATAAGTATTAATGAAGAAGTGGTGCCGTCAAGGTTAGAAACTTCAAACATCAAAGACCAACAACAGACACAAATTGAAgaaccaccaccaccacaacaacaaccaacacAAAATATACAAGACAATTACCAGGAGCAACCTATTTCTGAAACACTTAAtttgacaacaacaacaacaacagcatcAACTTTACAAGCGCCAAAGCCTCACAAGAGTATTAGTCCAATTATTTCTGATTTGCTTACACCTGGTGAAAATGTAATAACTCCTAAAGATATACTATTGAAAGAATCTAAATCATACAATACCTCAATGTCAGCTTCACCTTTGAATCGGTCTGGTTCTAGTTTATGTACCCCAAGACCACAATCAATGGTAGCACCAGTTTCAACTTCTAACTCTTCAAGAGATTTATTAGAATCGATTCAAGTATTAGATTTATCGAAACGATCATCAGAAAACAATTCCCAATATTCATCACCAAGACGTCATTTATCTccagcaccaccaccataCGTTGAGAAATCCAATTTAACAACATTACAGAAAAATACTGCTGCCACACCAATTGCATCACCATCATTAACAACTATGGAAGATATTAATGCAtctgctactactactactactactaacaTTGGTGGTTATGGAGGACTAGGggataaaaaaatcactCATTTGTCATTGAATACACAAGTGCCGAGTCAACCATCATCGGCAATGAGTTCTAGTGTAAAGAGTGCAACTATACGACCACCATTATCACCATTATTAGTATCTacacaacaaccacaacctCGATTAAGTACTGGCGGCATTCGAGATTATCAAGTGATTAAACCTATTAGTAAAGGGGCATTTGGATCAGTTTTTTTAGGTAAACGGAAATTGACAGGTGATTATGTGGCGATTaaatgtttgaaaaaaagagataTGATTGCTAAAAATCAAGTTTTAAATGTTAAATCTGAACGAGCAGTAATGATGAGACAATCTGATTCACCTTATGTTGCTCAATTATATAGTAGTTTCCAATCGCGagattatttatatttagtGATGGAATATTTAAATGGAGGAGATTGTGCAAATTTGCTTAAAACGTTGGGTGTCATTGGAGTCGATTGGACACCAAGATATATTGCTGAAATAATTGTGggtgttgatgatttacaCAATAGAGGAATTATTCATCGAGATTTGAAACCAgataatattttaattgataaaaatggacatttgaaattgactGATTTTGGTTTATCTCGATTAGGTGTTGTTGGAAGACAACaaacacaacaacatcGTAAAAGCAGTACCAATGAACAAggtattgaattatttagaAGTATGTTACTGGaagaatcaaatcaaaagaaagttAATCCTGGGATAGGTACtccattttcattatcaccaaGTTTAGAACAATCAAGAGTGTCTTTTAATAgtcagcaacaacaacaacaacaacaacaaatggGAGTACCTGCTGGTAATGCCCCATCAGTGTCTTCATTAGCAGCAGgtgaaaattttgttttatctAGTACATCTCCAACTTTGGCTTATTTAGAAAGTTTTAATTCACTTTCATCAGTATCAACTCCTACGGGTGCcacacaacaacaacaacaacagcaaccaCCGCCAAAACCTTTTGTTAAATCATCCAATGGAAGATCTGGTTCAAGTGGATTTGATTCACCAATATTAAAACCAATAATTCCAAGAACAGAATCAGAATCATCATTTGCCATTATGGATGATGAACCTAGTCCTGGACCTACAACTGATTATGCATTATATAATCCCgataattataaaaatgAGGGTGctacagcaacaacagcaacagcagcaacagcaggAACTGGAGGTGGAGGAGATGTCAATGCTGGTGATGGCGGCGGTGCTAATATTAAAAAGTTTGTTGGTACACCTGATTATTTGGCACCAGAAATCATTAAAGGATCAGGAGAAAATGAATCATCTGATTGGTTTTCTGTTGGAGTTATAatgtttgaatttctttatGGATATCCGCCATTTCATGCTGATACTCCGgaaaaagttttcaataatattttacTGGGGAAAATTGATTGGCCAGAATTAACACCTGAAGAAGATATGAAATTTTGTCCACCTGATGCTaaagatttaattaataaattattagtaATGAATCCTGAAGAAAGATTAGGATTTAATGGAGctgatgaaattaaaaatcatccctattttaaaaatattcattGGGATACATTATTTGAAGAACCAGCTCCATTTACACCAATGTTAGATGATCCAGAACTGACtgattattttgattcaagAGGAGCAATGATGACTCAATTTCCTAAAGAAGAGGACCTGCaactgctgctgctgctgcaaCTGCTGGATGGTGAAACCAAAccagaagaaaatgaaaatgaaaaagatattgTCGTCACCACAAACACAAGATCATCATCTACGGGACATATTATTCATCGACAAAAAAGTCTTGATCGGAATAGTAGTATTAGTAGTAATGATTCTGgatcattatcattaccTGGATCTTCAagtattaataatattactCCTACCACTAcaaaaaaggaaagaagaagtagtAAATTGGCTGATCCTAGTGAATTTGGTTCATTCCATTTCCGAAATTTGGCTGTTTTGGAAAGACAAAATAAAGATGTTATTAATCGATTGAAAACAGAGCATTTAGAACATCGTGGTAGTTTTTCtacttcttcatcatcagaaTCAACACCAACAGGAAGACTGAGAGGATTTTCATTTGGTAATGCTGGTAATAGTGGTAGTTCCAGTAGtggtggaggtggaggTGGAGGTGGAGTTGGGACAAGTGGCTCACCATTTAAACGTCCAATTTCTCCACCATCGTTTAATGCCAATCAATCAAGTGGATTAGGACTGCCAGTTATAACTACATCATCAGGAGCAATGGGAATTATCAATACAACAAATCCAGTCAACATTACCACTACTAGTAGtaatcataatcatcataatAGTTTTAATACTGTTGGTGGTCTTGGAATTGGTACAGCTACAGCTACAACTGCGGCTGCAACTACAGctactacaacaacaggTAGTATTCGATCAGCATCACCTCATCGATTATTTGAAAGTCCGAATATTCCCAAACATGAACGTATACCATCAGCTACAAGTGCATATTCTAGTGGTGATGAAATAATGATAAGTCCACTGTTAATGATTCATCATGATGATAGAAATCATCATTCAAGAAGTAGTAGTTTGCCATATCTACAAACTATTACTAAACAACCCAGTTTCCTGTATTTGAATCATAATCATATAATTCGAGATTTTTCATCGCCAAATTCATCAGATCTGGAAGATACTACTAAATCAAATGCATTATTACGAGTTCAAAGAAGACGTGAAAGTTCACGTATGTCAACAGAGTTATTACTGGGCACTAAtactggtggtggtggtggtgccGGTGGTGGAACCACTAGTAGCAATAATAGCAGTGTAATTGTTGCTGATCTTGATGTATTATATTGTGAACCTATTTCTGTGATTCGTCATAGTGTGgtgaaattattagaaaaagCGGGATGTATAGTGGTCTCGGTTACAGATGGagaagaattaattaaacGAGCAACATCACAagttaaatttgatttgattttcactggattgaaaatatcaaaagtTGATGCTATAGATGCtgttaaattaattaaatttactAGTGGGAAAAATCGTAATACACCAATAATTGGGATTACCGagaataagaataaaattgatgatgatattacTACTAGTAGTACAtttgattatattattgAACCTAATCTTGAAGCAATTTCTAAAGTTTGTCGGATATTACGTAGTTAA